A single window of Nicotiana sylvestris chromosome 5, ASM39365v2, whole genome shotgun sequence DNA harbors:
- the LOC104217440 gene encoding annexin-like protein RJ4 gives MATLICPEDHSPVADAEAIRKACKGWGTDEKTLISILGHRNATQRKIIRKTYEEMYNEHLVKRLESELSGHFEKAVYRWMLDEEERDAVILNVAIKEKPIPDYTSIIELSCIYSPQEFLGVKRAYQARYKHSVEEDLALHSTGELRKLLVFLVGIYRYAGDEIDARLAKSEADIMCNAIKSKEFNHEEIVRIITTRSKTQLRATLNRYKDDNGSSLTKHLRDGEAKAANAFLGALRTTIRCIINDPQLYYEKVIRRALMKSGTDEESVTRVIVSRAEKDLEVIKELFYKRNSVTLCHAVSKHTSGDYKSFLLALLGNQN, from the exons ATGGCTACCCTCATTTGCCCTGAAGACCATTCTCCTGTTGCTGATGCAGAGGCTATTAGGAAGGCCTGTAAAG GGTGGGGAACGGATGAAAAGACCCTAATATCAATACTTGGGCATAGAAATGCAACACAGAGGAAGATAATAAGGAAAACTTATGAGGAGATGTACAATGAACATCTTGTGAAGCGCCTTGAATCTGAGTTGTCTGGACACTTTGAG AAAGCAGTGTACAGATGGATGTTGGATGAAGAAGAGAGGGATGCAGTTATATTGAATGTTGCAATAAAAGAGAAACCAATCCCAGATTACACTTCCATTATAGAGTTGTCATGTATTTATTCCCCTCAAGAATTCTTGGGTGTGAAGCGTGCATATCAAGCTCGCTATAAGCATTCTGTTGAAGAGGACTTAGCTCTGCATTCCACTGGTGAACTACGCAAG CTTTTGGTTTTCCTAGTGGGAATATACAGGTATGCTGGTGATGAGATAGATGCAAGACTAGCCAAATCTGAGGCTGATATCATGTGCAATGCAATAAAAAGCAAGGAATTTAATCATGAAGAGATAGTTAGAATAATTACTACAAGGAGCAAGACTCAACTCAGAGCAACCCTAAACCGCTACAAGGATGACAATGGCTCCTCACTAACCAAG cACTTGAGGGACGGCGAGGCAAAGGCAGCTAATGCTTTCTTAGGAGCGCTGCGAACGACAATCCGATGCATTATTAATGACCCTCAGCTATACTATGAAAAG GTAATTCGGCGTGCCCTAATGAAGTCAGGGACAGATGAGGAGTCGGTGACGAGAGTGATAGTGAGCAGGGCAGAGAAGGACTTGGAGGTTATTAAAGAGCTTTTCTACAAGAGGAACAGTGTCACTCTTTGTCATGCCGTCTCTAAGCACACTTCTGGGGATTACAAGTCTTTCCTTCTTGCTCTCTTGGGAAACCAAAACTAA